The genomic stretch AAGGAAGAACGCGCATGGCTTCCGGGGAAAATATCATCGAGTGCTCGGGGCTGACCATGAGCTTCGGCAGCCTCAAGGTGCTCGACTGCATCGACCTGAGCATCGAGTACGGGGAGAATTATGGATTACTGGGCCCGAACGGCTCGGGGAAGACCACTCTCATACGTATCCTCTGCGGCCTGCTGATCCCCAACTCCGGCACCGTTAAGGTGCTTGGCCGGAAGGTGCCCGATCACCGGAATAACGCGCTGATCGGCTACATGACCCAGATGGATGCGCTCTATAACGATCTCACGGTCCGTGAGAACGCCCGCTTTTTTGCCTCAATCTACGGGCTGAAGGGGCACATCAGGGAGAAGCGTATCGACGAGGTGCTCGAGGTTGCCCGCCTCACGGATAGGCAGGACAGCATCGTCGGCACGCTGTCGGGCGGCATGAAGAAGCGG from Methanocella sp. encodes the following:
- a CDS encoding ABC transporter ATP-binding protein, with the translated sequence MASGENIIECSGLTMSFGSLKVLDCIDLSIEYGENYGLLGPNGSGKTTLIRILCGLLIPNSGTVKVLGRKVPDHRNNALIGYMTQMDALYNDLTVRENARFFASIYGLKGHIREKRIDEVLEVARLTDRQDSIVGTLSGGMKKRASIACVLTHRPKLMFMDEPTVGVDPGLRSEFWDYFRELNKQGVTLIISTHIMDEAERCGRLAFLREGRKLIEGSPQYLKDKAGKAGLEEAYMYYAGGGDGR